CAATAGAACTGCTGATTTCAAGAAGCACGCGAAGGCCGCCAACGGGCCAACTCGCAAGCAGCAGACCGGCTATGGCTTTCAATCTTCTCGGGGCCGTCCAGGCACGTCGGCATGGCGTCGAGGAAGCCCACCCTGTCGACCAGTGCGCACCGGGGGATGATTTGGGCGCACACGCCGCCCGTTCGCGCGCTCGGCCGAAGTTAGGCGCGTCGTCGTAGCCGCGGCAGCGCCTAAGAATGCTTTTCCGGCGACTCGCTGCTCTTCAGGACCGCGCGACCCCCGCCTTGGCGGATGCCGATGGTTTGGATCCGCGCTTCGGGGTGCGACCGGGCGTCGGCCACTGCGCCGTCGTCCGCTGTGGCGGAATAGCGTCCGACATGGCGTGACGTTTTGCTGTGCCCATGGGAGACGACGGCATGACCGGCCACCGGGAACGCCCCCCCGCTCTTTCTCGATGTCGACGGGCCGCTCCTGCCGTTCGACGACGGCTCACGCGGCGAGCGTTCAGGCGCAGAGGCGACCGCGCACTGGGTACGGCTCGACCCGCAGATGGGGCTCCGACTGGCGGCGCTGCCGTGCGACCTGGTCTGGGCCACGACGTGGGAGGACGAGGCGAACGCTCATATCGCGCCCCGAATCGGGTTGCCGCAACTCCCCGTAGTGAGATGGCCGGAGCCGTCCGATGAGGACCAGCGCGAGGTGTCCACACACCGTCCCGGTCGAGCTCTCCTTCACCACGTCACGCCGTCCCGAGGGCTCACCGACGAAGATTTCAGGGTCCTGCCACTGGCTACGAACGGTGTGCCGCGTCGAAGCCCATATGAACCCCAGCTCCATTGTTTGGACAGACGCGCCTGGAACACTCCACTGCTGCCGGCCGCGGTCGTCAGCGTGACCGGGCACCAGGTGAATGCAGCCTTGCGCCCTCCAGCCGAACCCCGAGTCAGAGTTCGCGGCTGAGGTCGTCGGCTCGTTCCTTGATCTGGGTCAGGACGCGTTGCGCCACGGCGAGGTCCTCTGGGGAAAGGCCGTCGTAGAGCTGGGCGGCGGTGCCCTGCACCTTGGCCGCCAGCCGGCTGTGCAGCTCCTCGCCCTGAGCGGTCAAAGTCACCGGGGCGTCCGCGGTGATCAGTCCTCGGCGCCGCAGGTCGTCGAGGAGCCGGTCGGCGGCGGGCTCGTCCAGGCCGAGCTGGCGCTGGCCGGCGAGGTGGTCGCGCAGCGCGGTACGGCTGCTCCAGGGCCCGCGGACGGCGATCACCCGCAGAGTGATCTGCTCGTTCGAGGTGGTGCCGCTGCCGTGAAGGATCCGTTCGTGCAGCTTGCGGACGGCGCCGTGCGCCTCGGAGATGTCCTGGCCCGTGAGCACCGGGGTTCCGGTCATGTCCTCGCTCCCGTCGGAGGAATCGAGCAGGGCTTGCAGTGTGCGGACGAGTTCACGGTTCCGGACGCCGGCGCTGCCGCCGATCGGTGCGGTGAGTTCGTCCTGTAGGGCGTGGACCACGGTCACGGCCTCGCGGATGACCGCCGTGCCCTTCTCGGTGAGATCGAGCTGGAACGCGCGCGGGTCGGCGGGATGTTCGCTCCGGACGAGCATTCCGGCGCTCTCGAGCGCGCGCACGAGTTTGGAGACGTAGATCGGTTCGAGGCCCGCGAAGTCGGCGAGTTCGCGCTGGCTGGGCCGCGCGCCTGACCGGGACAGGCCGTACAGCGAACCGAGCAGAACGTACTGGGCGTGCGTCAGGCCGAGCGGTGCGACGGCGCGGTCCACCGCGGCCCGCCAACGGGTGGTGACCTGCCACAGCAATCGTCCTGTGGCGGTGCCGTCCGGCGTCATCCTTCATACTCTACTTGGCAATGATGTCCATGGAAACTATATGACCACGGACCCTGGGCGGGGGGCGCCGGTCAGTGGGACGGGGTCTCGTTCGTCTCCATGCCGCGAAGGAAGGCGTCCACTGCGGGCAGATCGTTCTCGCTGAAGACGCGGATCCCCGCGCGTTCGAGGAGGGCGGTCGTCACGCCCTCCCCGGGCATGGACGTCCCCGTGAAGGTGCCGTCGTAGACGCGGCTGCTGCCGCAGGACGGGCTGCCCTCCTTGAGGAGGGCGATGCGGGCGCCGGAACGCCGGGCCGCGTCGAGGGCCAGCTCGGCGCCGCGAAGAAACTCGGCCGTCACGTCCTCGCCGGCGGCCGTGCGGACCCGCGCGGTGCCGTCGAGGACGTCGTGCCCGTCACCCCCGACGATCTCGGCGGGCGGGCGGGGAACGGCCAGCCCACCGGACACCTCCGGGCAGAACGGGACAAGGCGTCCCTCAGCGCGCCAGCGTTCGAAGAGGTCGGCGTCGACCGGCTTGGCGGCGCCGTCATAGCGAACGCGCCGACCCACCAGGCAGGAGCTGACCAGGATCCGTTCCACGGCCTCCAGCCTATGCGGGGCGGGCTCCCCGTGCCGGGTCGCTCACCGCCTCCGGCGACCGTCGCGGGCGTACCGGGCGCCGTCCGCTACTTGCCGGAGCGGATGCGGTTCACGGCCATCTGCGCCACGCGGACGGCCGCGCCCGGGTTGAGGCGGACGCCGCGCCACGCGGCGCGGGCGTGGGCGGGGGCGACGATGAGGGCCTGGTTCTTGTCGACGCCGCGCAGGATGTCCACGGCCAGTTTCTCGGCCGTGTAGAAACGCGGGGACGCCTTGGAGATGTCCGCCGTGGCGTCGCCGCTCAGCGTCGTCTCCGGAAGGCCCGGGTTGATGTTGTGCAGAAGCGGGGTGTCCACGAAGCTCGGGCACACGACGCTGACCTTGACGCCGCGTCCGGCCGCCTCGGCGCGCAGCCCGAGGGACAGGCCGACGACGGCGTGCTTGGTGGCGGTGTAGGGGATGCCGATCGGCATCGGGACGAGACCGGCGAGCGAGGCGGTGTTGACGATGTGCCCGTGCCCCTGCTCCAGCATGATCGGGTAGGCGGCGTGGACGCCGTGCACGACGCCCTTGAGGTTGATGTCGATCGCGCGGTCCCAGTGGTCGAGCGTGAGCTCCTCGGCCAGGCCGCCGATCCCGATGCCGGCGTTGTTGAAGACCAGGTCGATGTGCCCGTGGTCGGTCCTCACGCCCTTGTACAGGTCGGCGACGGCGCCGGCGTCGGTGACGTCCAGGTGCGCGGACGTCGCCTTGCCCTTGCCGAGCGTGTTGAGCTTGTCGGCGACCTTCTCGGCGCCCTCGGCGTTGATGTCGGTGACCACGACGGTGTCGCCGCGCGCCACCAGGGCCGTGGCGATCGCACGGCCGATGCCGGACGCTCCTCCGGTCACGATCGCGATGCTCATGAGCGCTCCGCTCGACTAATTGGATTTAACGTTGAATTGCAGGAATTGTAGGGGCACGCGGGCGTCGCCGGCGTACGTCCCGCCGACATGGTGAGGACCCGTCCCGCGGCGGCTCCGCCGGAGGGCGCATGCCGTCCGGCGGAGCCGCGAAACCCGTGCCCGTCGGGGCCGGGGACAGGGGCGGCTCAGGCGGCCTTGGCCGTCCCGACGGCGCGGCGCCGCTTCGGCTCGTCCCAGATGCCGAACGCCCTCCAGAGCAGCTTGCCGACCGGGCTGATCGCGTCGAGCTCGGCCATCAGGTCGCGGATCTTGGCGACCGAGTTGGCCATCTCGCGCTTGGCCTCGGCGTTGTCCTTGTACGCCTCCCGGACGACCTCCTTCGGGATGTTGAAGTGCCGCACCATCGGGCCGGGGGGCGCCAACATGATCCGCGCCATGATGCCGAGGACGACGGGCGTCGCCAGCCCCAGTATCCGGCGGCGCACCGGGTGCATGTTCGGCACCCGGTGCTTGAGGTAGTGCCGGGCGAACGAGATGTGCCGGGCCTCCTCGGCGATGTGGATCTTCATGATCGTCTCCTCGAGGGGGTGCTTGATGTGCCCGCCCTTGAGGGACTTGCGCTGGACGTAGTCGATCGGGTCCTCGCCGCCGAGCACGAAGATGAAGAACATCTCGGTGCTGACGAGCGGGATCCAGGGGGCCGCCTGCGCGATGAAGCTCAGCGAGCGCGGCATGCCGCGGATCGGCATCTTCGTCCGGTTCACGAACTCCTGGAACATCATCCCGTGGTGACATTCCTCGGTCGTCTCGTGGTAGACGTACCGGAACTCCGGCCGGCCGTTCGGCAGCCGGTAGGCGTAGTTGAGCAGGCCGCGCTTCAGCAGGTTCTCGAACTGCAGGCCGATCTTCATCGCGGTGGCGACGCGCCACAGCCCGATCTGCGCCTGGATCTCCTCCGGCTGCGAGCGGTACCACTCGGTCTGGCCGAGCTTGTCGAACGGCGGAAGCTTCCAGCGGGGGTCGTTCTTGTCGACCTGGTACTCGGGGTCGTCCCAGGGGATGTCGGCGTACGCCTCCCAGTGCTTCTCCACCGACGCCTTGTTCAGGCGGTCGATGACGGCCAGGTACGACTTCTTGTCCTTGACCTGCTCGCTGACCTCGTCGGCGAGCTCGGTGGGGGCCTTCGGCATGTCGGTCGCTCCCTTGGGGTGGTGCTGTCGGACGTGGCCGACCGGGTTTCGGGGGTCTCAGGGCTCGATGGGCGATGTCGGTGAGCCGCCGGGTTCCGGAGGCTCGACCGTCTCCGGGACGGTGCCGGGCATCGGCGCGCGCGTGGGATGGCCCTGTTCGGGGACGATCAGCTGCGCGACGTCCTTGACCTGGCGCAGCACGGCCTCCTGGTGGCCGTCGGCGTCGTCGTCCAGGGCGTTCTGTATGGACAGCCCGACGAACATCGCGTACACGCCGCGCAGCATCGTCGGGACGAAGTCGGGGGGCAGCGTGTTCTCGGGGAACAGCCGCTCGAACGTCTCCAGGATGACCTGGAGGATCCGCTCGTTCAGGTCGCGGCACAGGGGCCGCAGCTCGTCGTCGGTGCGGGCCGCCACGGCCAGCTCCATGAGGGCCTTGGCGGGGCGTCCGCGGAACACCTCCCAGAGCAGGTCCAGGGCGCCGGACACGTTGCGGCGCTCGGGCGGCAGCACCGCGAACGCGGTCTCGTACGCCAGCCGCTGCGCCTCCAGCAGGTGCTCCAGCGCCGCCGCGACCAGTTCCATCTTGGTCGGGTAGTGGTGCTGCTGGGCGCCGCGCGACACGCCCGCGCGGCGGGCCACCTCCGTGGTGGACGTCCCGGACCAGCCGAGGTCCACCAGGCACTCCATGGTGGCCTCCAGGAGCCTGGCCTGCGTGCGCGACCGGCGTTCCTCCTGCGTGCGGCGGCTGGACGAACCGCGCCCATGACGTCGGCGACTGCTTACTGACACGTTTCCGACGGTACGTGCGCACAAACAAGCAATCAAGCCTGCATGTATGTTGGGCCCATCACAGTTGGACGACGAGTCGAACTACGGCGACCGGGCTGTGCCACGGGAACACCGGGTCGTCGGGCGCGGGCGAGCGTCGGGCCCCCGCCTCCCGGCGACACGCCGGGCGGACGGGCGTTGACGGCCCGGCCCGCAAACCCGCCGCCGGCCGCCGTTACAGTGAATCCATGCAGGTCATTCAGTCGGGGAAGCTCACCAACGTCTGCTACGACATCCGCGGGCCGGTGCTCAAACGCGCCAAGCAGCTGGAGGCCGAGGGCCACAACGTCCTCAAGCTGCACATCGGCAACCCCGCCCCGTTCGGGTTCGAAGCCCCGCCCGAGCTGCTCCAGGACATGATCCGCAACCTGCCGGAGGCGCACGGCTACAGCGACTCCAAGGGGATCCTGCCCGCCCGCCGCGCCATCGTGCAGCGCTTCGAGGACAACGGCGTCTCCGGCGTCGACGTCGAGGACGTCTACCTCGGCAACGGCGTCTCCGAACTGATCGTGATGACCCTGCAGGCGCTTCTCAACGACGGCGACGAGGTGCTGATCCCCGCCCCCGACTACCCGCTGTGGACGGCGTCGGTCTCCCTCTGCGGCGGCACGCCCGTCCACTACCTGTGCGACGAGAACGACGGGTGGCAGCCGTCCCTCGACGACATCGAGTCGAAGATCAGCGACCGCACCCGCGCCATCGTCGTCATCAACCCGAACAACCCGACCGGCGCCGTGTACTCGAGGGACGTCCTGACGCGCATCGTCGAGGTCGCCCGCCGCCGCAACCTCATCATCTTCTCCGACGAGATCTACGACCGGATCCTCTACGACGACGCGGAGCACGTCCCGATCGCGTCCCTGGCGCCCGACCTGCTGTGCCTCACCTTCGGCGGCCTGTCGAAGAACTACCGCGTCGCCGGGTTCCGGTCCGGGTGGGTCGTGCTGTCCGGGCCGAAGCAGCACGCCGAGTCCTACATCGAGGGCCTCGACATCCTCGCCAACATGCGGCTCTGCCCCAACGTCCCCGGCCAGCACGCCATCCAGGCCGCGCTAGGGGGCTACCAGAGCATCGACGACCTCGTCCTACCGACGGGCCGTCTGGGCGAGCAGCGGGACCGGGCGTGGAAGCTGCTGAACGACCTACCGGGCGTGAGCTGCGTCAAACCCCAGGGCGCCGTGTACGTGTTCCCCCGCCTCGACCCTGAGATGTACCCCATCGAGGACGACATGCGCTTCGCCCTCGACCTCCTCGAACAGCAGAAGCTCCTCGTCGTCCAGGGGACCGGCTTCAACTGGCCGAACACCGACCACTTCCGCGTCGTCACCCTCCAGTACGCCGACGACCTGGAAGAGGCCATCGGCCGCATCGGCGAGTTCCTCCACACCTACCGCCGCTGAGTCGGTCGGGTAACGGCCCACTACGCCTGCCCGCCGGCTCGTTCCGTGACCGTGCGAGCGCGGCATCGCTTCACGATCCGACGGCAAGGCCCCCGCGTCTTCGCTGTGCTGAGGGGTGACGGCAGGCCGTTGAGCCGTGCGGCACCGGACGCCGGCGTCAGGAGGAGGCGGCGGCGTCCAGGCGGCGTAGGGCGCCGCGGACGACGTCCGGATCGGTCGTCGCCCAGAACGGTGGCAGCGAGTTCTTGAGGAAGCCGCCGTAGCGCGCCGTCGCCAGGCGCGGGTCGAGGACGGCGACCACGCCCCGGTCGTCCACCGAACGCAGGAGCCGCCCGGCGCCCTGCGCCAGCAGCAGCGCCGCGTGCGTCGCCGCGACGGCCATGAAGCCGTTGCCGCCGCGCGCCGCCACCGCCCGCGACCGCGCCGAGGACACCGGGTCGTCGGGGCGGGGGAAAGGGATGCGGTCCATGATGACGAGCTGCAGCGAAGGGCCGGGGACGTCCACCCCCTGCCAGAGCGACAGGGTGCCGAACAGGCACGTCCGCTCG
The sequence above is drawn from the Actinomadura hallensis genome and encodes:
- a CDS encoding MarR family transcriptional regulator, with the translated sequence MTPDGTATGRLLWQVTTRWRAAVDRAVAPLGLTHAQYVLLGSLYGLSRSGARPSQRELADFAGLEPIYVSKLVRALESAGMLVRSEHPADPRAFQLDLTEKGTAVIREAVTVVHALQDELTAPIGGSAGVRNRELVRTLQALLDSSDGSEDMTGTPVLTGQDISEAHGAVRKLHERILHGSGTTSNEQITLRVIAVRGPWSSRTALRDHLAGQRQLGLDEPAADRLLDDLRRRGLITADAPVTLTAQGEELHSRLAAKVQGTAAQLYDGLSPEDLAVAQRVLTQIKERADDLSREL
- a CDS encoding DUF523 domain-containing protein, producing the protein MERILVSSCLVGRRVRYDGAAKPVDADLFERWRAEGRLVPFCPEVSGGLAVPRPPAEIVGGDGHDVLDGTARVRTAAGEDVTAEFLRGAELALDAARRSGARIALLKEGSPSCGSSRVYDGTFTGTSMPGEGVTTALLERAGIRVFSENDLPAVDAFLRGMETNETPSH
- a CDS encoding SDR family NAD(P)-dependent oxidoreductase codes for the protein MSIAIVTGGASGIGRAIATALVARGDTVVVTDINAEGAEKVADKLNTLGKGKATSAHLDVTDAGAVADLYKGVRTDHGHIDLVFNNAGIGIGGLAEELTLDHWDRAIDINLKGVVHGVHAAYPIMLEQGHGHIVNTASLAGLVPMPIGIPYTATKHAVVGLSLGLRAEAAGRGVKVSVVCPSFVDTPLLHNINPGLPETTLSGDATADISKASPRFYTAEKLAVDILRGVDKNQALIVAPAHARAAWRGVRLNPGAAVRVAQMAVNRIRSGK
- a CDS encoding AurF N-oxygenase family protein — its product is MPKAPTELADEVSEQVKDKKSYLAVIDRLNKASVEKHWEAYADIPWDDPEYQVDKNDPRWKLPPFDKLGQTEWYRSQPEEIQAQIGLWRVATAMKIGLQFENLLKRGLLNYAYRLPNGRPEFRYVYHETTEECHHGMMFQEFVNRTKMPIRGMPRSLSFIAQAAPWIPLVSTEMFFIFVLGGEDPIDYVQRKSLKGGHIKHPLEETIMKIHIAEEARHISFARHYLKHRVPNMHPVRRRILGLATPVVLGIMARIMLAPPGPMVRHFNIPKEVVREAYKDNAEAKREMANSVAKIRDLMAELDAISPVGKLLWRAFGIWDEPKRRRAVGTAKAA
- a CDS encoding TetR/AcrR family transcriptional regulator, with the protein product MSVSSRRRHGRGSSSRRTQEERRSRTQARLLEATMECLVDLGWSGTSTTEVARRAGVSRGAQQHHYPTKMELVAAALEHLLEAQRLAYETAFAVLPPERRNVSGALDLLWEVFRGRPAKALMELAVAARTDDELRPLCRDLNERILQVILETFERLFPENTLPPDFVPTMLRGVYAMFVGLSIQNALDDDADGHQEAVLRQVKDVAQLIVPEQGHPTRAPMPGTVPETVEPPEPGGSPTSPIEP
- a CDS encoding pyridoxal phosphate-dependent aminotransferase, whose translation is MQVIQSGKLTNVCYDIRGPVLKRAKQLEAEGHNVLKLHIGNPAPFGFEAPPELLQDMIRNLPEAHGYSDSKGILPARRAIVQRFEDNGVSGVDVEDVYLGNGVSELIVMTLQALLNDGDEVLIPAPDYPLWTASVSLCGGTPVHYLCDENDGWQPSLDDIESKISDRTRAIVVINPNNPTGAVYSRDVLTRIVEVARRRNLIIFSDEIYDRILYDDAEHVPIASLAPDLLCLTFGGLSKNYRVAGFRSGWVVLSGPKQHAESYIEGLDILANMRLCPNVPGQHAIQAALGGYQSIDDLVLPTGRLGEQRDRAWKLLNDLPGVSCVKPQGAVYVFPRLDPEMYPIEDDMRFALDLLEQQKLLVVQGTGFNWPNTDHFRVVTLQYADDLEEAIGRIGEFLHTYRR